A stretch of the Thunnus thynnus chromosome 7, fThuThy2.1, whole genome shotgun sequence genome encodes the following:
- the LOC137186619 gene encoding S-arrestin-like has product MSPKRVVFKKVSRDKSVAVYMAKRDFVDHCDYVDPVDGVIVIDPVQLKGKKVYVMLSCTFRYGRQDMDVMGVAFRRDLFLVTRQVYPELQDKEKLTHTKIQEKLLRKLGDNAFPFFFEFPDNLPCSVALQPGPSDVGKKCAVEFEVKAFCAENQDEKIDKQSSVRLSIRKVQFSPEDSQVVPVAETTFEFLMSEKPLHIKLSLPKETFYHGEPVKANVEITNSSSRNIKDISVSVEQVTNVVLYSNDKYVKSVAKEEIGDSVPSGTSLKKEYTLYPLLAHNKDRRGLALDGRLKHEDTNLASSSIVKEEVLKEVQGILVSYKVVVRMIASGTVGSSEVSLELPFRLMHSKPDPAKEGESDDMVFEEFKRVYLKGLIGDDDESPTEA; this is encoded by the exons ATGAGTCCGAAACGTGTTGTGTTTAAGAAAGTCTCCCGCGACAAGTCG GTGGCCGTCTACATGGCCAAGAGAGACTTTGTGGATCACTGTGACTACGTGGATCCAGTCG ATGGAGTTATTGTGATCGATCCGGTGCAGCTCAAAGGAAAGAAAG TGTACGTGATGCTGTCGTGTACATTTCGGTACGGCCGTCAGGACATGGATGTGATGGGCGTGGCCTTCAGGAGGGACCTGTTCCTGGTGACTCGGCAGGTTTACCCCGAGCTGCAGGACAAAGAGAAGCTGACCCACACCAAGATCCAGGAGAAACTGCTGCGAAAGCTTGGAGACAACGCCTTCCCCTTCTTCTTTGAG tttcCTGACAACCTGCCGTGTTCTGTGGCTCTGCAGCCTGGACCGTCTGATGTAGGAAAA AAATGTGCGGTGGAGTTTGAGGTGAAGGCGTTCTGTGCTGAGAATCAGGACGAGAAGATCGACAAACA GAGTTCAGTTCGTCTCTCCATCCGTAAGGTCCAGTTCAGTCCAGAGGACAGTCAGGTGGTTCCAGTAGCCGAAACCACCTTTGAGTTCCTGATGTCTGAAAAACCTCTGCACATCAAACTCAGCCTGCCCAAAGAG acGTTTTACCACGGCGAGCCGGTCAAAGCCAACGTTGAGATCACCAACTCATCCAGCAGGAACATCAAAGACATCAGTGTGTCAG ttgaACAGGTGACCAACGTTGTTCTGTACTCTAATGACAAGTACGTCAAATCAGTGGCCAAAGAAGAGATTGG tgaCTCTGTGCCCTCTGGGACCAGTCTGAAGAAGGAGTACACTCTGTATCCTCTGCTGGCTCACAACAAAGACAGGAGAGGACTTGCTCTGGATGGACGACTCAAACATGAAGACACCAACCTGGCTTCATCCAGCAT TGTGAAGGAGGAGGTGCTGAAGGAGGTTCAGGGGATTCTGGTCTCCTATAAGGTCGTGGTGAGGATGATTGCATCTGG GACGGTGGGATCCAG tgagGTCTCTCTGGAGCTTCCCTTCAGACTGATGCATTCTAAACCTGATCCAG CCAAGGAGGG CGAGTCTGACGACATGGTGTTCGAGGAGTTTAAGCGAGTTTACCTGAAGGGGCTGATCGGAGACGACGACGAGTCTCCTACTGAGGCGTGA